Within the Drosophila melanogaster chromosome 3R genome, the region CTTCTGTGCGTTAACGGCCTCGATCTTGGCCGGCAACCGGACGTCTCTCAGGTCACTCAGCAACTTGGCCGACTCGGTGTCCAGGCTGCGGTTGATGATGTCCACGAACAGAGAGGCCTTTTTCAGGTTCTGCAGATTAATGTTGTTGATGTACCTCACATAGGACAGACAGTGGTTCTTTGTGTTCTTGACGTTCAATATTCCGTTGATCACCTCCCGCTCCGTCACTAAACGCGGACCAATGTTTGTTCAGCTACCACTACGTTTGCTACTTACTACTCACCCGACATGAAATAGTTGTGGACATCCTCCTTGGACATCTTGTTACTGGCCCCCAAGGAGGCAGCTGCCTTGCGCAGCAGCTTCTGCATCTTGTTCAGAGTGTCCCACCACACAGCCTGATCCTCCGCCTGCAGCTTGGGAACGCGCTGGAGAACGGAGTCGTATATAATCGGTTACTTCCTAACAAATCGATTGAGCTTAGGAAAAACTACATTATGGTGCCTATTGAGAATTTACACACTAATGACTAGTAAAAAAGAACCTAGCGTTCTCTAATAGGACTATTACTTACGAAAGTCCTTAAGAATGTTTGTATTAAATAGGCAAAACTTTAACAGTTCACTTTAATTTATTAAGACTGCTCACTCGACTTCACcacaattaataaaatacttaCTATTTTTTCACTAGAAAACTAACCTTGttgttgaaattaattaaaatcgatGAGATGGGCTGCAGCACCGAGATGGGTGGCACTGCGTTGCTGTCCTTTTTGTACCACAGATCGAGGATGGCACGGTCCACTCCCATCGATGTGAGTTCTTCGCAGATTAGGGCCAATTCAGAGGACACTATGTAAGTGGGAATGGGCCGATAGCCGTACTTCTGACCCAGAAACACGATAAAGTTCGGTCCCATCGAGAGCCGCTGACAGTTTTTAATCTCGCGCATGCAGAGCTCCGTGGTCATGTGATCGTCAGTGGCCTCATCTCGCACACCCCAACGCATGTCGACCACCTGAAATTCTAGGCCATGCTTCTCGCGACAGTAGTCCTTGATCCGTGGATAGCACTTGGCCATCAGTGTGTTCCGCTCCATTGTGGTGTCTGTGAAAATACGGATTGCATAACAATTTCACACTTCCCCGCCAAACAGCCACACATGGGCAAAGGTTACTAGGTTGTCGGACCTACCCGTGAACGTGGAGCTGGTAAAGATGCGCACGATTTTCGAGCTAACCGGCGGCAGGGACTCCAGCGAGCCCAGGAATATGGAGTCTATCGTGCGGTCATCCATATTGGTGCTATCCTTAACTACGCCGAGTGCCGCAAGTGCAGCTCTGCGATTCCGTTCCGCAGCCTTTGAAATCCAATACGTGTCTGCGCCATAGCGGAGACCCAGAAACTGGCGTAAAGTCGCTGCTGTTTGATCGATAATCCGGATACGTGGCGCATTTGACAGTCGCCTAGTTGACGGTTGTTTTTGAGTTCAGCACGACTGACGGGCACGCGGCATTTCCCTCAAAAAAGGGGGACCAAGCGGAGGAGTTTCTCTCGGTAAGCCACCTGTTGCTTCCGCCTGGATTGGAAAGCCATCGCTTTGCTTTATGGATGTCAGACGCCTGATTGATGTCTGGGCCTCTGGCTTTGACATACAACAAGTGTTTTCAAGTGCTCAGGCCCATCCCCCAAAGGCGGTAAGCTTGCGTGCCTGACTTTCATTCAAGTCCGATCCGGGATTTCAGGTGTGGGCGTTGGTTCGCGATTGCTGCAACTTTCAAAGTCACCTGGGATGGCGAATGCAGAATGGTGCCACTTAATGGGTTTTCGGCTCCCATTCGGGGGTAAGTGGGTGCCAGATTTCTAGCCCCAGATCTGGCATGGGTACACGGTAATGTCTTACACATTTGACCTCGGCCTAGCAGCGTGCGTGCTTCCTCAAATAAATCAATGTGCCGGTGGAGCTCAAGAGTCCTCTACCTTCTTATCCGGAAATTCAGTTTTGGGCCAAGTGCAGCTTGTGCGCCATTTTATAACCTTTGATTGTTGTGACTTGATTCAAAATTTGGGCTAACTAAATTGCGCAGGGCTTTTAACATTATCAATTAAAGCTTGATCTTAGGATTTTGGAATCTATTTTGGATAGTGGAATATATACTGCCATGAATTTGTTGGTACATTTCCCGACGccgcccaaaagtatgcaataacTTTTGACACTTACCTTCAAAATTTGGAGGCCAAATGAATTTTCTTTCGAAATTAtaccatttaattttctaacATCCAAGAAGAAACACTTTTCTTAAGTTTTAtaacaatatatttatttgtttatattcgTTTTGTTAGTTTTTATAAAGGTTTTTATGAATCTTTCCCGTTACTTGGCGTTATTTCTGCAAAATTTCgtattcaaatattatttatggttttaattttaatgatgaatGAAGCTAATGATGTTCAATTACTGATGTTGTGAATGGGATGATGATTCGTATAAGAATATGAGTTATTTGTAAAATACTCGAATTTGTGggttttaatttgattaaaggttcaatttattgtatttgcataCACTTGCCTATGATTTTGAAACGCGtttaactaattttatttaagtttgcTATAGGATAATGGACTATATTCTATAGGTGTTAGTTcagtttcgtttttgtttttttgtttttgagaGAGATAAAACATGTTAATCACTTTTTGTATAGGGACTGTCgcgcaaattaaattaactacAACTCAGCATTGTTTTCAAATGCCTATTGggttttatattaaatattatcatGTAGCTATATTTCGATAATAAATAGTTAAACGTATTGAACTAAAcagtaataaaataataatcataaacaACTAATAAatatccaaaaaataaaaattacaaattacaagCTGCAGCCCCAGATGGACATGCCCCGTACAATGGATGGATCTACTGCTTGGCCAGCTAGGCATTATGACCATTATGCTGGCCCGCTGGCACTGTTAACTCCATCCTAGTAGACGCTGCAGGTTTTGTGTCCGGTTTGTTGGCCGGTATGGCTTTGGCCGCCAGTGCCAGCTTATGAATGTGTGGCGACGATGGCGACGTCACTGTTATTCTACAATAAGAAAAAGCTAATTGtttacacgcacacacacgcggaTTGGGAGGGTcgggttgttgttgttgttgttgcggagCGGAGCGGGGGCGGTACAGCGGATCAGAGCGGAGCGGAGTTAGGaaattttgtgtgttttggtttttgtcaCATACGCATTAACATATTTACACGCATCGTTTGTTTTGGGGCGTTTCGTTTCGGTTCTTATGATTTTGTTTGAATTGGCGGTAGTCGTTCGAGAATTGCAGCGTTTAAGTGTCGGCAGGGGTTGTTGAGTTGGTTTTTGGGGTCGTTGGTGGATGTGGATTGAGGCGGATGGTTTGCATGTAtggtttaattatttaaattagatAAGCCGGCAAATAGCAACAGACCTTACAGACTAGCTAACTAGCGATAGGCATATTAAAAGTCAGATAATTAGAGGGTGAGTGAGTCTACGCTGTGTGCTTGGGCCTTTAATGCTTGTGCTGCTTTCTGCTGTTCGAGTTGACTTCGTTATCAGCGTACCTCGGGCTGTTGTCGTCCTTTTCGAACACCACGGTGCGGGTGGAGCTGACAACGCTTCCGCCTCCGCCGCCGATGCTGCCGTTCAAGGACTGCTGTGAGCTGCGTTTTACATGAACTGGCCGAAGTCGATCTTCCAGATCACTGATAGAGCCCACCGAACTGAGGCTTTCATCACTGCAATggattaaatataattattaccATTCCAAGGTTAAGTGTTCATTCATTCAGTTACCTTTCGCTCAGCTCCTCCTCGCCCTCTTCCTCCATTGCCTGCTGTAGATCAGCTATTCGCTGTAAAGCCAGTCGTAGATCGTTTTTAAGCGCCGCTCCCTCCGACTCCATTTGCTCCACCTTCTTCTCCAGGTCCTTGCGCCTTGTGAGCGACTCCTGCTCGCGGCTGGAGACAGCGTGGAACTCTTCGCGCATGTCGCGCAGACTCTTTTGCGATTTTTTGATTACATCCTGGGCCTGCATCTCACGCATCTTTGACTGCGTCACCTCGTTCTGCAGTTTTTCCAGAGCCTCTTTGTGACGGTTCACCTGCACTTCAAGGCGAGCCCGAGTGGCCTGCTCTAGTTCCAGTCGAGACTCTAATTCCTTGGTGCGCAGCTCCAGTCTGTtccataaacaaaataaaataaataaagtttgtTATAAACATGAGCTACCTTATCTTACCGCTTGGACATCATGGCCATAGATGGATCCCCCAAGTTCTCAACGTTGTCCAGTCGGTGCTGCAGCTCGGCCACCTGCTCCTTGAGGTTATTGCGCTCTGCTTCCATTTCATTGAGTTTAAACTCAGCCTCGGATACGTTGATTTGCTCTGTATTTAGTTGCTTTACCGTGGCGCTGTACTTCTTCATCAGCTCGCCCAGCTCCTCCTCGTTCTCCTCGATCTGGGCCTGCAGCTCAGCCCGATCTCTGTGTGCGGCATTGGCTCGCTCCTCCGCGTCATTCCTAGCTCGATGCGACTCATCGAACATGGCCTGCACTTCAGTAAGTTCGGCTTCCGCAGTTTGTCGCGCTTTCATAGCCAGCGAACGAGCAGATTCGGCATCCTCCAGTTGATTACGCAGTTGTCTTATAAGCGTCTTGCCAGGCGTGTCAGCCTTAAGCCGCTCCAACTGTGTCTGGGCGTCCTTGAGCAGGGCCTTGTATTTGCGAAGATCGCGTCGCAGTTTTTGGTTGAGCGCTTCCTCGGCATCGCGATCAACACGATCGCGATCCTCCATGGAGGAGAGACGTCGCTCTAGCTCGTGCTTCTCGCGCAGCAGCAGAGTCCGCTCCTCGTGCTCAGTTTCCAGCTGGCATTCAAGGGCTTTAATCTTCTTGTAGCCGTTACCGCGTACTTCTTCCAGCTCTTCGTCGCGCTGCTGGGACTCACGGCGCGCTTCTTTGCGCATTGTTTCCAGGGTCATCTCCAGGCGAAGCTTGGCTTGTTCGAGCAGCTGTATCTGACCGGCCATCTCGTCCAGTTCTTCCTCCTGTTCCTTGGCCCGACGCTCTGTTTCATTTTTGGAGCGCCGCAGTTGGGCGAACTCCTCCTCGGTGCCGCCACCAAAGGTCATCTCCTCCAGCTCGCGCTGTAGCGATGCAAGTTTCTCCTCCTTGAATTCAAGATCCAGACGGGTGTCCTGAAGAGTAAATAAAGCCAGAATTAATAATTGGAACAAGTAACTACAATGTCCTAATTTTGTTATGGTACCTTAACAAACGTCTACTTATTTCTTAAAAACTACGATCTTCGTTGTAAACTGTATAGTTTCACTACGATATAAGCCACTTAGTAATAAAGGTAGCTTGTGCTCATTTAGTCAGCTAAATTGCTTCTGTTTTCTGGAGTTTACAGCTCGGATCAGTGCCTATTCAGACTCACTTGAATCAGCCGAGTTGAGTAGCGGAAACTCATGGCTGTACTGGCCTGGGAATTTCTGTTCTTGTGCCTCTGACCCTCGGTTTGTGCTATCTAAATCGCAGTGACCAGTTCAGTTATCGCCCTTCATAGAGGCTCTTCCTCTTCCAGCTAATTATGAGTATCGAAAGCGTAATGAGAACGCCGCCaacgttttaatttatttttccagtccgaacaaTCGGAACAGAGAGCCACCGGGACAGACGGAGACGGAGGAATCGTAACACACTATATACTCCAGATATCGCACGTTGACGTTCTTCGAGCTACTGTCGAGCGGAACCGAGAAGAAAGCAGCAAAGCGAAGATCCACAAATGTGTGACCAAAAGGCCGACAagagatacaaatacagagACGGCCGGAGACAGGCAGAGAGTGTCTCGAGTACAGGCCGATAAAAACATGAAACTCCAAGAATCGAGAACCCAGAACTATAAACATATCGTCTGGGTATGGAACAATGCAAGAGAGCGGTCGCACATGCGTACACGTCTCAGATGATCGGTGTGGGCAGGTAGGCAGTAGTCTAGGTAGACCGTGGAGCGCAGTGCCTCAGAATGTGCATGGGCAAACGAGCCGAACGAGTTTCTGAGTCGGAGATATCCAGTATCTCTATCTGTATCTCGACTGCAATGTGCGCACCTTGCTCAAACACTGAGCAACCAGtgttttcttaaatatattaattttccaatttacatttatgacacaaaaatatggaaataatttacttgtttttttttttttttttttttttttaattccaatGTTATGGATTAATAACTGATTTTAATTCGCTAAGAAAATGTATATATCTGCTGACTAGTGTTCGAGAAATGTTGCTCGAGACTATTATCAACATGTTGCCAAGAGTAAATGAAACTATGTTGCAGCAACCACTTACCGCCAGCGTTTGCTCCAGTGTGAACTTCTCGGCCTGCAGGACGTCCTTTTCGCGACCGTAGCGCTCTTTGGCCTGTCGCTCCTGACGCACTGCATCCTGCAGGGACTGGCACTCGGCGTCGAACTTGCGCTGCTTCTTCTCGAGCAAATTGTTGCGCGCATTTTGCTCCTCGAGCAGCATGCGCAGATCGTTCATCTCGTTGGTCATCTTCTGTGCCTTGCGCTTCCATTGGCCCACAACCTGACGTTGTTCCACAACTTCTTCGTAGGCATCGGAAAGCTGAAATGGCGGGGTGGAACATATTACACTTCCGTGGTAAAGATATTACGAATCATGTTAACCGACCTTCATCTCCAAATGCTTCTTGAGCGCGACCAGCTGTTCCAGATCGTGCTCATGCTGCGTGTGTAACCGCCTTTTGGTGAACTCCAGCTCCCTGGCCACCCGCTCGTACTTAAGCTTGTAGACGCCGCCGCCGACCCCATCCTCGTTCTCTGCATCCTCGTCCTCAGAGATGCCATTCAGATCGGACTTGGCGCATATCAGCTCCATTTCCAGCTTCTCCGTCGTCTCCTGAAGGTTCTTCACCTTGTTGGTTTGATCGCCCAGCTCCTTCTCCAGCTTCAAGCGTTCGGCGGTTTCCGCCTCCAGCCGCTCGGTAGCTATATGAGCCGTGGATCGCTCCTCGGCCAGGTCCACCGTCAGCTCGGATAGCTGCAAAGAAATTGATTTCGAAAGATGTAACACATTCATGATTGTGCGCTAGTTTTTCACAGAGTTTATCTGACTTTATACTTGAGCTTAACGATTTTGTTTTCTGACTAACTTGTGtccaaacaattgaaatcATTATTAACAAAACATTGCCGGAGTGCCGAGATAATGTGAGCAAACGAATTGATgcacaaaagtttttaatttgatgtatCTATTAAAGACAAAATTCTtcctaaatataaaaaatgtttatttagaAAAATACGAATAACTCCatcaatattaaaatattaaaaaaaatatttctatacATTTCATTGATGTCATCTGTATTCTTTTGTCATTCACATGACGTTAAATATACTAGAGAATCATTGGTAAAAACTAAAATGAAGCGCTGGTAAATGGATTTTAGATCACAAAAAGTGACAAAGAAATTACTCATTGTGAAGGATCATTTACTAAACCACAGATCAAAGCATATCTGTCAAGAAAAGTACCAGAGTTTAATCTTATTTGTATGCCACAATATCTAAATCGACTTAATAAAATGCTGAAGGTCGGTTCAATGCCCACATAAATATGTGATCCTAAGATCTAAGAATCttccaaataaaacaatttccaGAAAATACCATGGAGAACTAATTTTGAATGTATCCAGACCACAtaaacatttgatttattctattttgccacaaaacgaaaaaaaaatgaatatgaatatggaATATTTTCCTATCGCCCAAAAAAATTTGAACGTGTGATTCACACAGTATTCGATTCCAAAAATAGATCCTTGTACTACTCAGGTGTGGGGGATGGCGGAGGAGCTTCGCCGCTGTCAATGTCAGCATGGAAGCCCCATCCAATGGCcggtgtgttttgtgtttgtttaggaatttaatatttatgaagaGGAGACATCATCACCCCCACTCAACAACAGATTTAATAGTAGAGAGGCGGGAAATTGTGTCAGCGACAAGCTCAAGGTTGGCGCAACTGATACCTCATCATCCTCCTCACGAATGGTgcgatcatcatcatcgtcattgTCCCCGGTTGTAAGACTAATGGTGGCCACAGATGACTCCCGATCCCGGGCAACCGAATTCCCACGCGACGTTGGCGTATGGGGAAGCTGTTTGGCCAGTTGAAAGGCCTTGGTCAAGATGTTCTGCGAGGAGCGAGTGCGTCCCACCGATCCGCAGCGCTCCATGCTGTTCCTCTCTCGCTGACGCTCTATTAGCGAGATGGTATCGTAGTCATCGTATCCCGAACAGGTGCTGCCTGGGGTAGTGCAGCGACTTTCAGATCCTCCTGCACGACCACTATTGCTGTTGATTCTTCGCGTCCTCCTGGACATAGCGGTCCACTCCTCCTGTACATGATCTGTGCGCTTTAGGAAATTCTGTATCTTCTCACTCAGATAAGCGGATGATGTACGCGGATCCTCAAAAGAGGGCGAAGCACGCATCGACTGATACACCGGCTGCCTTTGGCATCCGAGCACAAAGGAGAGATTGCCATCAAATACCACAGGGGAACTTTCCAACTGTCGCATTTCGTAGGGATCGACTCCACCCGATCCGCGCGTGTAACTCTGCGGGAAGACCCTTCTCGGTGGCGTCTGCAGTCTTGAGTTGGAGGTGAAGTTGGAGATCGATGACTGGGACTGTGTTGAGCATCGCGACGACACGGAAAGGGCCGGACTGGGCGAACGGTTTACTAGGCGATGACGGTCACTGTCCGCTCCTGTGGGAGGATTCAGTGGCAGTTTCAGCGAGACCTCGTACGGTATTTCAGAGTCCTTATTACCCAGCAAGGACGATGAAAGCGTCGAGCTGCCGGCATTGCCACCAGTGGATTTCAGTGTGTATTTGTTGGTGGTGTGCTGGTGACTCAGTGTGGAACGTGTTGTGTGGCCATTGCTCAGCACAGGACTCTGCTCCCGCTGCTTGGGCAGCAGACGGAGCTGTTTCCTGGCTTGACTGGCAGGTGGTTTGGGTGGGCGTGCCAGAGGGGCAGATCCACTCAACGTAGAGTTCAACGATGAaccgctgctgttgttggagGCGAGGTTTCCTGATCTAGGGCCGCCGTTCATGGCTGCTAGTACGCGAGCCAAGAACTTCTCCTTTTCCAATCGGTCCGATTCTACAGGTCCTGCATTCTCCTCACCTGAAGCTGCAATTTCAGCAGTAGCCTCATTAGCAGGCGACAGGGGAGGCATGGGTTCGGATTAGTGCAAGCGGGGCTGAGGGGGCTAGTGGGTTTCGTTTTGGGGTTTTTTGGCTCGATGGTTTGTTTCTGTGCAAATTTCCTTGGCCAATATTTGTCGGATTTTCGTTTCTGTTCGCAAATTTCGAAATTTATGTCTCGTTTTTCGTTATACCAATCGAGTTGGTTTTTGGTGTAGTTGGTTTTCGTGTGTCGGTGGGGATTATATTATGCTAGGGGCTGTCAAAAACTTGAGACCGTtgatgcaatttaaatttatctcGGACTGAATTTTTCtgtggcttgttgttgctgcatttATTTTGGCCTCAGCACGCGCGCGCTTTAAATTGCCAGCTTTTCAgattttcctttgttttcgcTGGCTTTTTATTGCTCTTGGCAGCGATTCTTCACGCACGCACGGCGGGGAAACGGATCGAGACAGATCTGATCGGATCGGTTGGGCTCGGATCGGATCACATCGAATCTTCCGGACACGGCGCTACGGGCCTCTTGCGAACGCGACGTTTTCTCGGCAACTAAGTGATGCGTACGGATTTCGCTTGGTTCTGGCCAGCAGAAAAGCTCACCGGCAATTTGGCTCTCCCATTTTGGCGAACCAATAGCCAGATAAATCTCTATTTCTCACGACGGAGAGAAGAGGCGCCATTCGAGCCAAGTCAATTGCAATATCGAAGCAGTTCCGTCTATCACATAATCTGCGGATGTCTTTTGATTTCGACCAACTGTTGATCCCATAATTTGGTAATCTTTGGCAGtattatgtaaatttaatCGCATCCCAGCTGCAACTCAACTGTTGCGCGACAAAGTATTATTAATGATCTTTTAGAGCGTTTAAAAATACATCTGGCTATTCTGGTGTGCGATTTGTGCGAAACATTGCCTAAGTATCcacatcccatcccatccgtCCATCTCCACCA harbors:
- the Mhcl gene encoding myosin heavy chain-like, isoform C; this translates as MWSDKSAVCLPLSGNASVAASFRNSAQILNLFYGEGHEDFVVPQPILGLLTIGCAIACVRIILFRSGVLSELEAKRDVLLSDRIIQLQAFCRGYLARKKMSQRRVQELAVRCIQRNVKAFLAVRDWPWWRLLVRVTPLLNVHRTEEQLKTANEELLMLRAKLEKIECDRSEVKAENQKLEAKLSELTVDLAEERSTAHIATERLEAETAERLKLEKELGDQTNKVKNLQETTEKLEMELICAKSDLNGISEDEDAENEDGVGGGVYKLKYERVARELEFTKRRLHTQHEHDLEQLVALKKHLEMKLSDAYEEVVEQRQVVGQWKRKAQKMTNEMNDLRMLLEEQNARNNLLEKKQRKFDAECQSLQDAVRQERQAKERYGREKDVLQAEKFTLEQTLADTRLDLEFKEEKLASLQRELEEMTFGGGTEEEFAQLRRSKNETERRAKEQEEELDEMAGQIQLLEQAKLRLEMTLETMRKEARRESQQRDEELEEVRGNGYKKIKALECQLETEHEERTLLLREKHELERRLSSMEDRDRVDRDAEEALNQKLRRDLRKYKALLKDAQTQLERLKADTPGKTLIRQLRNQLEDAESARSLAMKARQTAEAELTEVQAMFDESHRARNDAEERANAAHRDRAELQAQIEENEEELGELMKKYSATVKQLNTEQINVSEAEFKLNEMEAERNNLKEQVAELQHRLDNVENLGDPSMAMMSKRLELRTKELESRLELEQATRARLEVQVNRHKEALEKLQNEVTQSKMREMQAQDVIKKSQKSLRDMREEFHAVSSREQESLTRRKDLEKKVEQMESEGAALKNDLRLALQRIADLQQAMEEEGEEELSESDESLSSVGSISDLEDRLRPVHVKRSSQQSLNGSIGGGGGSVVSSTRTVVFEKDDNSPRYADNEVNSNSRKQHKH
- the Mhcl gene encoding myosin heavy chain-like, isoform H; this translates as MSFRYSTRLIQDTRLDLEFKEEKLASLQRELEEMTFGGGTEEEFAQLRRSKNETERRAKEQEEELDEMAGQIQLLEQAKLRLEMTLETMRKEARRESQQRDEELEEVRGNGYKKIKALECQLETEHEERTLLLREKHELERRLSSMEDRDRVDRDAEEALNQKLRRDLRKYKALLKDAQTQLERLKADTPGKTLIRQLRNQLEDAESARSLAMKARQTAEAELTEVQAMFDESHRARNDAEERANAAHRDRAELQAQIEENEEELGELMKKYSATVKQLNTEQINVSEAEFKLNEMEAERNNLKEQVAELQHRLDNVENLGDPSMAMMSKRLELRTKELESRLELEQATRARLEVQVNRHKEALEKLQNEVTQSKMREMQAQDVIKKSQKSLRDMREEFHAVSSREQESLTRRKDLEKKVEQMESEGAALKNDLRLALQRIADLQQAMEEEGEEELSESDESLSSVGSISDLEDRLRPVHVKRSSQQSLNGSIGGGGGSVVSSTRTVVFEKDDNSPRYADNEVNSNSRKQHKH
- the Mhcl gene encoding myosin heavy chain-like, isoform I; the encoded protein is MPPLSPANEATAEIAASGEENAGPVESDRLEKEKFLARVLAAMNGGPRSGNLASNNSSGSSLNSTLSGSAPLARPPKPPASQARKQLRLLPKQREQSPVLSNGHTTRSTLSHQHTTNKYTLKSTGGNAGSSTLSSSLLGADSDRHRLVNRSPSPALSVSSRCSTQSQSSISNFTSNSRLQTPPRRVFPQSYTRGSGGVDPYEMRQLESSPVVFDGNLSFVLGCQRQPVYQSMRASPSFEDPRTSSAYLSEKIQNFLKRTDHVQEEWTAMSRRTRRINSNSGRAGGSESRCTTPGSTCSGYDDYDTISLIERQRERNSMERCGSVGRTRSSQNILTKAFQLAKQLPHTPTSRGNSVARDRESSVATISLTTGDNDDDDDRTIREEDDELSELTVDLAEERSTAHIATERLEAETAERLKLEKELGDQTNKVKNLQETTEKLEMELICAKSDLNGISEDEDAENEDGVGGGVYKLKYERVARELEFTKRRLHTQHEHDLEQLVALKKHLEMKLSDAYEEVVEQRQVVGQWKRKAQKMTNEMNDLRMLLEEQNARNNLLEKKQRKFDAECQSLQDAVRQERQAKERYGREKDVLQAEKFTLEQTLADTRLDLEFKEEKLASLQRELEEMTFGGGTEEEFAQLRRSKNETERRAKEQEEELDEMAGQIQLLEQAKLRLEMTLETMRKEARRESQQRDEELEEVRGNGYKKIKALECQLETEHEERTLLLREKHELERRLSSMEDRDRVDRDAEEALNQKLRRDLRKYKALLKDAQTQLERLKADTPGKTLIRQLRNQLEDAESARSLAMKARQTAEAELTEVQAMFDESHRARNDAEERANAAHRDRAELQAQIEENEEELGELMKKYSATVKQLNTEQINVSEAEFKLNEMEAERNNLKEQVAELQHRLDNVENLGDPSMAMMSKRLELRTKELESRLELEQATRARLEVQVNRHKEALEKLQNEVTQSKMREMQAQDVIKKSQKSLRDMREEFHAVSSREQESLTRRKDLEKKVEQMESEGAALKNDLRLALQRIADLQQAMEEEGEEELSESDESLSSVGSISDLEDRLRPVHVKRSSQQSLNGSIGGGGGSVVSSTRTVVFEKDDNSPRNNAK
- the Mhcl gene encoding myosin heavy chain-like, isoform D, whose protein sequence is MPPLSPANEATAEIAASGEENAGPVESDRLEKEKFLARVLAAMNGGPRSGNLASNNSSGSSLNSTLSGSAPLARPPKPPASQARKQLRLLPKQREQSPVLSNGHTTRSTLSHQHTTNKYTLKSTGGNAGSSTLSSSLLGNKDSEIPYEVSLKLPLNPPTGADSDRHRLVNRSPSPALSVSSRCSTQSQSSISNFTSNSRLQTPPRRVFPQSYTRGSGGVDPYEMRQLESSPVVFDGNLSFVLGCQRQPVYQSMRASPSFEDPRTSSAYLSEKIQNFLKRTDHVQEEWTAMSRRTRRINSNSGRAGGSESRCTTPGSTCSGYDDYDTISLIERQRERNSMERCGSVGRTRSSQNILTKAFQLAKQLPHTPTSRGNSVARDRESSVATISLTTGDNDDDDDRTIREEDDELSELTVDLAEERSTAHIATERLEAETAERLKLEKELGDQTNKVKNLQETTEKLEMELICAKSDLNGISEDEDAENEDGVGGGVYKLKYERVARELEFTKRRLHTQHEHDLEQLVALKKHLEMKLSDAYEEVVEQRQVVGQWKRKAQKMTNEMNDLRMLLEEQNARNNLLEKKQRKFDAECQSLQDAVRQERQAKERYGREKDVLQAEKFTLEQTLADTRLDLEFKEEKLASLQRELEEMTFGGGTEEEFAQLRRSKNETERRAKEQEEELDEMAGQIQLLEQAKLRLEMTLETMRKEARRESQQRDEELEEVRGNGYKKIKALECQLETEHEERTLLLREKHELERRLSSMEDRDRVDRDAEEALNQKLRRDLRKYKALLKDAQTQLERLKADTPGKTLIRQLRNQLEDAESARSLAMKARQTAEAELTEVQAMFDESHRARNDAEERANAAHRDRAELQAQIEENEEELGELMKKYSATVKQLNTEQINVSEAEFKLNEMEAERNNLKEQVAELQHRLDNVENLGDPSMAMMSKRLELRTKELESRLELEQATRARLEVQVNRHKEALEKLQNEVTQSKMREMQAQDVIKKSQKSLRDMREEFHAVSSREQESLTRRKDLEKKVEQMESEGAALKNDLRLALQRIADLQQAMEEEGEEELSESDESLSSVGSISDLEDRLRPVHVKRSSQQSLNGSIGGGGGSVVSSTRTVVFEKDDNSPRNNAK